The following are from one region of the Salvia hispanica cultivar TCC Black 2014 chromosome 1, UniMelb_Shisp_WGS_1.0, whole genome shotgun sequence genome:
- the LOC125200992 gene encoding probable methyltransferase PMT11, producing MKGITASGGGGISDLCKSAALIRISGFLLISVVFFYVGKHFSDGSAQQLLFFTPQQDSGSAAVGLSPNLGKAFDVSSVVNETASSSPPTENSQIEPQQAAADPPPPPPAVEKMGVVDENGKMTDDFEVGEYDPELVENWSKKNESEGLESDGKGDEVRVRVKKFPLCAASMREYIPCLDNEEAIKQLDSTEKGERFERHCPEEGKGLNCIVPAPKGYRTPIPWPRSRDEVWFSNVPHARLAEDKGGQNWIAIDKDKFKFPGGGTQFIHGADQYLDQFEKMLPEIAFGRHTRVALDVGCGVASFGAYLLSRNVLTLSVAPKDVHENQIQFALERGVPAMVAAFATRRLLYPSQAFDLIHCSRCRINWTRDDGILLLEINRMLRAGGYFAWAAQPVYKHEAALEEQWEEMVNLTTRLCWTLVKKEGYIAIWQKPLNNSCYLSREEGTLPPLCAPDDDPDKVWYVDLKACISRLPEEGYGSNITAWPERLQTPPDRLQSVQIDAYISRKELFRAESRYWKEIIQGYVRALHWGKFKLRNVLDMRAGFGGFAAALIENKLDCWVLNVIPVSGPNTLPVIYDRGLIGVMHDWCEPFDTYPRTYDLIHAAGLFSVERKRCNVSTIMLEMDRILRPGGHVYIRDSLGIMDELQETGKALGWHVSMRDTSEGPHASYRILTCDKRLLRA from the exons ATGAAGGGGATTACTgccagcggcggcggcggaatTTCCGATCTCTGCAAATCCGCCGCGCTGATCCGAATCTCAGGGTTTCTACTCATTTCAGTCGTTTTCTTCTACGTAGGCAAGCATTTCTCCGACGGCTCAGCGCAGCAGCTCCTTTTCTTCACCCCTCAGCAGGATTCAGGCTCCGCCGCGGTTGGACTCTCTCCCAACCTCGGCAAAGCCTTCGATGTCTCTTCAGTTGTGAATGAAACCGCCTCATCATCGCCGCCGACGGAGAATAGCCAGATTGAGCCGCAGCAAGCGGCCGCGGAtcctcctccgcctccgccggCGGTGGAGAAGATGGGGGTGGTGGATGAGAATGGTAAGATGACGGATGATTTTGAGGTGGGGGAGTATGACCCGGAATTGGTGGAGAATTGGTCGAAGAAGAATGAGAGTGAGGGTTTGGAGAGCGATGGGAAAGGGGATgaggttagggttagggtgaAGAAGTTCCCGCTGTGTGCGGCGAGTATGAGGGAGTATATACCTTGTTTGGACAATGAGGAGGCGATTAAGCAGCTGGATTCGACGGAGAAAGGGGAGAGATTTGAGCGGCATTGCCCTGAAGAGGGGAAGGGCTTGAATTGTATTGTCCCTGCTCCTAAAGGCTACAGAACTCCAATCCCATGGCCCAGAAGCCGTGATGAG GTTTGGTTTAGCAATGTTCCACATGCTCGTTTAGCTGAGGATAAAGGAGGCCAGAATTGGATCGCCATTGACAAGGACAAATTCAAGTTTCCTGGAGGTGGGACGCAGTTCATTCACGGAGCTGATCAATATTTGGATCAATTCGAAAAG ATGCTCCCTGAAATTGCATTTGGTCGACATACTCGGGTTGCTCTGGATGTTGGTTGTGGTGTTGCGAGCTTTGGTGCTTATTTACTCTCACGGAATGTTCTCACCCTCTCTGTGGCCCCAAAAGATGTTCATGAGAACCAGATACAATTTGCACTTGAACGTGGAGTGCCAGCAATGGTTGCAGCATTTGCAACAAGGCGCTTGCTTTATCCAAGTCAAGCATTTGATCTGATACACTGTTCAAGGTGTAGAATCAACTGGACTCGGGATG ATGGGATTCTGCTACTTGAGATCAATAGAATGCTCCGAGCAGGTGGTTATTTTGCTTGGGCCGCACAACCCGTTTATAAACATGAAGCAGCCCTTGAAGAACAATGGGAAg AGATGGTTAATCTTACAACTCGACTTTGTTGGACACTTGTGAAGAAGGAGGGTTACATTGCCATATGGCAGAAACCATTAAATAACAGCTGCTATTTGAGCCGTGAAGAAGGAACACTGCCACCATTGTGTGCTCCCGATGATGATCCCGATAAAGTTTG GTACGTTGATTTGAAGGCATGCATATCACGTTTACCTGAGGAAGGATATGGGTCAAACATCACAGCCTGGCCGGAACGCTTACAGACTCCTCCGGACAGGCTTCAGAGCGTACAAATTGATGCTTATATATCCAGGAAAGAACTTTTCAGGGCAGAATCAAGATATTGGAAAGAAATAATTCAGGGTTATGTACGCGCTTTGCATTGGGGCAAGTTCAAACTTAGGAATGTACTAGACATGAGGGCCGGCTTTGGAGG TTTCGCAGCAGCACTGATTGAAAACAAACTGGATTGCTGGGTGCTCAATGTTATTCCTGTTAGTGGACCTAATACATTGCCCGTCATATATGACCGTGGTCTTATTGGAGTTATGCATGACTG GTGCGAACCATTTGACACATACCCAAGAACCTACGACTTAATTCACGCTGCTGGACTTTTCTCAGTTGAACGAAAAAG ATGCAATGTCTCAACCATCATGCTAGAGATGGACCGAATTCTGAGGCCTGGTGGGCACGTGTACATTCGCGATTCCCTCGGTATTATGGATGAACTTCAAGAGACTGGAAAAGCTCTGGGTTGGCACGTATCGATGAGGGACACCTCCGAAGGACCTCATGCCAGTTATAGGATCTTGACATGTGATAAGCGCCTCCTACGCGCCTGA